Proteins encoded together in one Chitinophaga sp. LS1 window:
- the ccoN gene encoding cytochrome-c oxidase, cbb3-type subunit I: MSLEKFAYDNRTVKWFAYASIGWGLIGMLAGLWAALALVLPGINLDFAPTTFGRIRPVHTNAVIFAFVGNGIFMGVYYSLQRLCKARMYSDLLSKIHFWGWQTIIACGALSLFMGYTTGKEYAELEWPLDIAITLIWVVFGANMLGTILKRREAHLYVAIWFYIGTWVAIAMLHIINSFELPLSFMKSYSWYAGVQDALVQWWYGHNAVAFFLTTPYLGLMYYFVPKAANRPVYSYRWSIIHFWALIFIYIWAGPHHLLYTALPEWAQSLGTVFSIMLIAPSWGGMLNGLLTLRGAWDKVREDAILKFFVVALTCYGMSTFEGPMLSLKNVNAISHYTDWTIAHVHVGALGWNGFLTFGILYWMLPRIFSTELYNRKWANTHFWLGTLGIIFYVIPMYWAAFTQSMMWKEFTAEGQLKYQFLETVHTVVPMYALRAVGGVFYISGVILMIVNLAKTISRGTFVADEAAEAPALPKVIEVHGKAHWHNWIERRPIQLAVFSLIVVAIGGLLELVPTFLVRSNIPTISSVKPYTPLELHGRDIYIREGCYTCHSQMIRPFRDEVARYGEYSKAGEFVYDHPFQWGSKRTGPDLARIGGKYPDSWHYNHMLDPTSMSPGSIMPRYPWLFEDRLDKTKTPAMINVMRKLGVPYAPGYENQATADLEKQANEIAGSLEKEKLHVGKDREIVALIAYLQRMGKDIKTK, translated from the coding sequence ATGTCTCTTGAAAAATTTGCGTACGACAACCGTACCGTGAAATGGTTTGCATATGCCAGTATTGGCTGGGGGCTTATTGGTATGCTGGCAGGTCTTTGGGCCGCGCTGGCGCTGGTACTCCCGGGCATTAACCTGGACTTTGCACCTACGACCTTTGGCCGTATCCGGCCCGTTCACACCAATGCTGTCATCTTCGCTTTCGTAGGTAACGGTATTTTCATGGGTGTGTACTATTCACTTCAACGCTTGTGTAAGGCACGCATGTACAGCGACCTGCTGAGCAAAATTCACTTCTGGGGCTGGCAGACAATTATTGCCTGTGGTGCCCTTTCGCTGTTCATGGGTTATACTACCGGTAAGGAATATGCCGAGCTGGAATGGCCACTGGATATTGCTATCACACTTATCTGGGTTGTATTTGGTGCGAACATGCTGGGTACGATTCTGAAAAGGAGAGAAGCCCACCTGTATGTAGCCATCTGGTTCTACATTGGTACATGGGTAGCTATTGCCATGCTGCACATCATCAACTCTTTCGAGTTGCCACTGAGCTTCATGAAGAGTTACTCCTGGTATGCCGGTGTGCAGGATGCACTGGTACAATGGTGGTATGGTCACAATGCGGTTGCGTTCTTCCTGACCACTCCTTACCTGGGCCTTATGTACTACTTCGTACCTAAAGCTGCGAACAGACCTGTGTATTCCTATCGCTGGTCTATCATCCACTTCTGGGCGCTGATCTTTATTTACATCTGGGCTGGTCCTCACCACCTGTTATATACTGCTCTTCCTGAATGGGCACAGTCACTGGGTACTGTATTCTCCATCATGCTGATTGCTCCCTCATGGGGTGGTATGCTGAATGGTCTGCTCACGCTGCGTGGTGCCTGGGATAAAGTAAGGGAAGATGCGATACTGAAATTCTTTGTAGTAGCACTGACCTGTTATGGTATGTCTACATTCGAAGGTCCGATGCTCTCCCTTAAAAACGTAAATGCTATCAGCCACTATACCGACTGGACTATCGCTCACGTACACGTAGGTGCACTGGGTTGGAATGGCTTCCTGACCTTCGGTATCCTGTATTGGATGCTGCCACGTATTTTCAGCACGGAACTGTACAACCGCAAATGGGCAAATACTCACTTCTGGCTGGGTACCCTGGGTATCATCTTCTATGTGATTCCAATGTATTGGGCTGCTTTCACTCAGAGCATGATGTGGAAAGAGTTTACTGCTGAAGGACAGTTGAAATATCAGTTCCTTGAAACAGTTCACACGGTTGTTCCAATGTATGCATTGCGTGCTGTAGGTGGTGTATTCTACATCTCTGGTGTGATACTGATGATTGTGAACCTGGCGAAGACGATCAGTCGTGGTACGTTTGTAGCTGACGAAGCTGCAGAAGCACCAGCACTGCCAAAAGTGATAGAGGTACATGGTAAAGCACACTGGCACAACTGGATTGAACGTCGTCCAATTCAACTGGCAGTATTCAGTCTGATCGTAGTAGCAATTGGTGGTTTACTGGAACTGGTGCCTACCTTCCTGGTAAGAAGCAACATTCCTACTATCTCCAGCGTAAAGCCTTATACGCCGCTTGAACTGCATGGCCGTGATATTTACATCCGCGAAGGTTGTTATACCTGTCACTCCCAGATGATCCGTCCTTTCCGTGATGAGGTAGCCCGTTACGGTGAATATTCCAAAGCAGGTGAATTCGTGTACGATCACCCGTTCCAATGGGGTTCAAAACGTACCGGTCCGGATCTGGCCAGAATAGGTGGCAAGTATCCTGACTCATGGCATTACAATCACATGCTGGATCCAACCTCTATGTCTCCAGGTTCTATCATGCCAAGATACCCATGGTTATTTGAAGACAGACTGGATAAGACCAAGACACCAGCTATGATCAATGTAATGCGTAAACTCGGTGTACCATACGCGCCAGGATATGAAAATCAGGCAACCGCAGATCTGGAAAAACAAGCAAATGAAATTGCCGGTTCTCTGGAAAAAGAAAAACTGCATGTTGGTAAAGACCGTGAAATCGTAGCGTTAATTGCTTATCTGCAAAGGATGGGTAAGGATATCAAAACGAAATAA
- a CDS encoding cytochrome C oxidase Cbb3: MKFINYLQSITGVTIYPLISLVLFSLFFIVAAFWAFKAPKGMVDHISNIPLDES, encoded by the coding sequence ATGAAGTTCATAAACTATCTGCAATCCATCACCGGTGTAACCATTTACCCGCTGATATCGCTGGTCCTCTTTTCGCTGTTCTTTATAGTAGCGGCCTTCTGGGCTTTCAAAGCACCAAAAGGTATGGTGGACCACATCAGTAATATCCCATTAGACGAAAGCTGA
- a CDS encoding cbb3-type cytochrome c oxidase N-terminal domain-containing protein, whose product MKKRLFNTTLLFSLLASLPAAAEEYTSYKPDGPSELGHPVAIVLLTVIVGLFIAIVILGSAVIGAIDIYKERLKNSKALLIGGLLVGSLFSASGAMAQEAVTTTATTNIISGLSTSSFYLLISVIGLELLVIIALLYALRILVGIKSRRKVRAEKAEKAVAEGKKSIHWLEKLNDTKTLDADSEAEADMGHDYDGIHELNNPTPPWWRYGFYISIVFAVVYLWRFQVAHSAPSQIEELAIANAKADEAKAAYLKNAANNVDENTVKQLTDPADLAAAAKLFASNCAPCHGPQGQGVVGPNLTDDYWLHGGTINKVFTTIKYGIPEKGMKSWKDDFSPGQLAQLASYVKSIHGTNPPNPKEPQGNLEK is encoded by the coding sequence ATGAAGAAAAGACTTTTTAATACAACACTGTTGTTCTCACTGCTGGCCAGCTTACCTGCGGCTGCGGAAGAATACACCTCCTACAAGCCAGATGGTCCATCAGAACTGGGCCACCCTGTAGCTATCGTACTCCTCACCGTGATCGTAGGCCTGTTCATCGCTATTGTAATATTGGGTAGTGCTGTTATTGGTGCTATTGACATCTATAAGGAGCGACTGAAAAACAGTAAAGCACTCCTGATCGGAGGCTTACTGGTAGGCAGCCTCTTTTCAGCTTCCGGCGCTATGGCACAGGAAGCTGTGACAACAACAGCCACAACAAACATCATCAGCGGTCTGTCCACATCTTCCTTTTACCTGCTGATCTCTGTAATCGGCCTTGAACTCCTCGTTATCATCGCTCTGCTGTATGCGCTTCGTATTCTTGTGGGTATTAAGAGCAGACGTAAAGTAAGAGCTGAGAAAGCTGAAAAAGCAGTAGCTGAAGGCAAAAAGAGTATCCACTGGCTGGAAAAGCTGAATGACACTAAGACGCTGGATGCTGACTCTGAAGCTGAAGCAGACATGGGCCACGATTACGATGGTATCCATGAGCTGAACAATCCAACACCTCCATGGTGGAGATACGGGTTCTACATCAGTATTGTATTTGCCGTAGTATACCTCTGGCGATTCCAGGTTGCTCACTCAGCACCATCACAGATAGAAGAGCTGGCTATAGCCAATGCGAAAGCGGATGAAGCTAAAGCTGCCTATCTGAAAAATGCGGCGAACAATGTAGATGAGAATACTGTGAAACAGCTGACCGATCCTGCGGATCTGGCTGCTGCGGCCAAACTTTTCGCGAGCAATTGTGCTCCCTGCCATGGCCCACAGGGTCAGGGTGTGGTAGGACCCAACCTCACGGACGACTACTGGCTACATGGAGGAACGATCAACAAGGTATTCACGACTATCAAATATGGCATACCTGAAAAAGGGATGAAGTCATGGAAAGATGATTTCTCTCCCGGACAGCTGGCACAGTTAGCAAGCTATGTAAAGAGTATTCATGGCACTAACCCTCCTAATCCGAAGGAGCCACAGGGTAATCTGGAAAAATAA
- the ccoG gene encoding cytochrome c oxidase accessory protein CcoG: protein MDTTFRDSLATVDKQGKRNWIYAQRPKGKLYNARSILSYLYFIAFFAGPFIQINGRPLFLINVVEGRFILFGALFWPQDFFIFGLAMVAFILFIVIFTMAFGRLFCGWACPQTIFMEMLFRKIEYWIEGDAAAQRVLNQAPWTTDKIFKKTSKQVLFYTLSFVIANTFLAYIIGLDNLSRIITGPVTEHIGGLTAILIFAGIFYGVFAFFREQVCTIVCPYGRLQGALLDKNSVIVAYDYSRGEPRSHFKKQQDAAFGDCIDCAQCVKVCPTGIDIRNGTQLECVGCTACIDACNFMMAKVNRPLNLIRYASEDGIANKQPLTITARMKVYSSILVLIVAAITFMLASRQPVGGDIIRAGGMLYQERGEDSVSNLYSVKLINKTTADIPLTLRLEDIAGRIQSIGASVIKVKAESQGEGTFFIVLPKSAIGKRKTVLHVALYAGDKKTGSIKTTFLGPIQFQ from the coding sequence ATGGATACAACGTTTCGAGACAGTTTGGCGACTGTGGATAAACAAGGGAAACGCAATTGGATTTATGCACAGAGACCTAAGGGTAAACTTTATAATGCGAGAAGTATTCTTAGCTATCTCTATTTCATTGCGTTTTTTGCCGGACCGTTTATTCAGATAAACGGCCGGCCCCTTTTTTTAATTAACGTAGTTGAAGGCCGTTTTATCCTCTTCGGCGCTCTTTTCTGGCCCCAGGATTTCTTCATCTTCGGGTTGGCAATGGTTGCCTTTATCCTCTTTATAGTCATCTTTACGATGGCCTTTGGCCGTCTTTTTTGCGGTTGGGCGTGCCCCCAGACCATCTTTATGGAAATGCTTTTCCGAAAGATAGAATACTGGATAGAAGGTGATGCGGCTGCACAGCGAGTACTGAATCAAGCCCCCTGGACTACAGACAAGATTTTCAAAAAGACCAGCAAACAGGTGTTATTTTATACGCTTTCATTCGTGATCGCCAACACCTTTCTGGCTTACATTATAGGTTTAGACAACCTTTCGCGCATTATTACGGGACCTGTAACTGAACATATTGGTGGCCTTACGGCCATTCTCATTTTTGCAGGCATTTTTTATGGCGTCTTTGCTTTTTTCAGGGAGCAGGTATGTACTATTGTCTGTCCGTATGGCCGTTTACAAGGCGCATTGCTGGACAAAAATTCCGTGATCGTAGCATACGACTACTCAAGGGGAGAACCCAGAAGCCATTTTAAGAAACAACAGGATGCTGCCTTCGGAGATTGTATCGACTGTGCACAATGTGTAAAGGTGTGCCCCACAGGTATAGACATCCGTAACGGCACCCAGCTGGAATGCGTAGGCTGTACTGCCTGTATCGATGCATGTAATTTCATGATGGCGAAGGTGAACAGACCTTTGAACCTGATCCGTTACGCATCAGAAGATGGTATTGCCAACAAACAACCGCTGACGATCACCGCCCGTATGAAAGTGTACAGCAGTATCCTGGTGCTGATCGTTGCAGCCATCACTTTTATGCTGGCAAGCAGACAACCGGTAGGTGGCGATATCATCCGTGCTGGAGGTATGTTGTACCAGGAGAGAGGAGAGGACAGCGTATCCAACCTGTACAGTGTAAAACTAATCAACAAAACGACAGCTGATATTCCGCTGACGTTGAGACTGGAAGATATAGCAGGTCGTATACAATCAATTGGCGCTTCTGTGATCAAAGTAAAAGCAGAATCACAGGGAGAAGGCACCTTCTTTATCGTATTACCCAAAAGTGCGATCGGGAAAAGAAAAACGGTGCTGCATGTAGCACTATATGCAGGCGACAAGAAAACCGGTTCCATCAAAACTACTTTCCTGGGACCGATACAATTCCAATAA
- a CDS encoding FixH family protein, which yields MNWGHSIIVVFVLFAAGMLTLVTKSMHAHVEMVNNDYYAEELKYQQVIDGRKEAALLSAPVKIDQAGDHIDVTFPPEMQGTPLSGKILFYKAADSRQDVTVPLRAGVEGTMSISKQKLKKGDYQVQMEWDAKGKHYVQEENISVN from the coding sequence ATGAACTGGGGACATAGCATCATCGTTGTATTCGTTCTTTTTGCCGCCGGTATGCTCACATTGGTTACCAAGAGTATGCATGCACATGTGGAAATGGTGAACAATGACTATTATGCGGAAGAGCTGAAATACCAACAGGTGATAGACGGACGTAAAGAAGCAGCATTACTTTCGGCACCGGTGAAGATCGATCAGGCCGGCGATCATATAGATGTGACTTTCCCTCCTGAAATGCAGGGAACACCACTGAGTGGTAAGATCCTTTTTTACAAAGCTGCGGATTCCCGTCAGGACGTAACAGTTCCGCTCCGCGCTGGTGTAGAAGGTACTATGAGCATCAGCAAACAGAAACTGAAAAAGGGTGATTACCAGGTTCAAATGGAATGGGATGCCAAGGGCAAACACTACGTCCAGGAAGAGAATATATCGGTGAACTAA